The following coding sequences lie in one Rutidosis leptorrhynchoides isolate AG116_Rl617_1_P2 chromosome 4, CSIRO_AGI_Rlap_v1, whole genome shotgun sequence genomic window:
- the LOC139841394 gene encoding secreted RxLR effector protein 161-like, translated as MIDCKLAETPMILNQKLYMEDEAKLADKGQYQRMVGKLIYLVHTRPDIAHAVGVVSQFMHQPQDHHMEAVFRIIRYLKKTVDHGVVFKRNGHLKTQIYTDASWAGEKGDRRSTSGFFTLVGVNLVAWRSKKQKVVSLSSAESEFRGIAKGVVEALWIKKLLTEIGFPPKEAIQIYCDNEAPIAISENPVQHDRTKHVEIDRHFIRENLDDEIISLPSIRSEDQLADILTKSVNG; from the coding sequence atgattgaCTGCAAACTAGCAGAAACTCCTATGATTCTAAATCAAaagctatatatggaagatgaagctAAACTTGCTGacaaagggcaataccaaaggatggtgggaaaactcatctacCTCGTCCATACTCggccagacattgcacatgcagtagGAGTTGTGAGCCAATTCATGCACCAACCACAGGATCATCATATGGAAGCAGTATTTAGAATCATCAGATACTTAAAGAAAACAGTGGATCATGGGGTCGTTTTCAAAAGGAATGGACATCTAAAGACTCAGATTTACACTGATGCAAGCTGGGCAGGAGAGAAAGGAGATAGGAGATCTACATCCGGATTCTTTACACTTGTCGGGGTTAATCTAGTGGCAtggagaagtaagaaacaaaaAGTTGTCTCACTCTCAAGCGCCGAGTCAGAATTTAGAGGGATAGCAAAAGGAGTAGTTGAAGCCCTATGGATCAAGAAGTTGTTAACTGAAATTGGTTTTCCTCCAAAAGAAGCGATTCAAATCTACTGCGATAATGAAGCACCTATCGCTATCTCAGAAAACCCCGTTCAACATGATCGTACTAAACATGTGGAGATTGACCGACACTTTATCCGAGAAAATTTGGATGATGAAATCATCTCCCTCCCATCTATCAGATCAGAAGACCAACTTGCTGATATTCTCACCAAATCTGTCAACGGATGA